The Musa acuminata AAA Group cultivar baxijiao chromosome BXJ1-8, Cavendish_Baxijiao_AAA, whole genome shotgun sequence genomic sequence CTGTAGAAGAGCCATGCTCAAACATAATTGTTCAACTCTGTGGCAGGGGGTATATCATTACCTTTCTGACAGATAGGTACTATCACATGCCAGTTGGCACAAGGGCATAACACCAACATGCATAATTCAAAAATTGGCCTGGGCCTGCATCAGAATTGCTAGTAGGACTCAGCATATCATGTTGTGATAACTGTTTTGGTAGGACACATGCCGCCACATGCTTACTGGCGCAAAAGTCCTTGATGATCAGTTAAGCTTGAGCAGCACATGGCTTGAGTTCTAGCAGGCATTTAGGTACTTGCTTGGATCATTTCGGATCCACTCATTGGTTGCTAGAACCAACCACTTAAACTAATCATGTAACTTAAAATTCTTAATATTAAATTGCTTTTAAATTGTAAATATGCATCGCTTACACAAGTTTAATTGAATCATGACATGTTTTGTTAGTCACTTTGCAGGCTTGGGAAGGGCGTGCGTATGATTATGGAATGGCCAACCTTAGAAGCATGGGCTTTCCAATTGATGGTCTCGAGTTTGATCCAAACATGGTAATGTTGTTTATGAACATGATGAATAGGTGCAACATAACTATCTTGCTATGTTGCATGTAGTAATGTAGATAACCTGTCTCTTGATAGATGCAGTCATTTTGGATGAGTATGGTATGAGGAATTTGTTTgactttttgcatcttttttttttctttgcacaGGTTATTAGAGGTCTGGTCATGGATAAAGAAAGAGGAAACTTGGTTAAAGCCGATCGATTTGGTTATGTGAAGAGAGCAATGCATGGTACCAAAATGCTCTCAACACGAGCTATTAGGTGTGTCTGTTGTCTCCTGGTCTTGCAAATTATTCTCTATTTAGTCTCAATGTTAGAGAAATTTTATGTTTTTCACTTTTCATCTGTGGTCTAGTGAGATTTACGGGAGAGAACTGGTTGATCTGCGAAAGGAAAGCCGCTGGGAGTTCCTTAACACCTTTTTCTCTGTTTCAGAAGCTGTGATGTTCATGCAGGTTGATTACCATCCTTTAATAGAATCTAGGATCTTCAGGTTCTGGTGAAtcctattattttttttcttttcttttaatggcAAAAGCAACAATTAGTTAATAGGTGTTCTGTTGCCATGTTTAATGAATCAAGTTTCATATGTTTGTCAGTGGTTTACTTAGACACTATATATTGCTCCCTTTATGGCTGAATTGGCTCACTTTGTTGATGCATTTTCTAGTCCGATGAATAATACTATGTTAATTTTGACTTTTTGGTTCTGTCAAAATGAGAAAGTGATAGTTAATGATTGGCAACAAACTTATAATATACCTATTGGATGTTTGACGTAatgtctagaagtgtcatttagtTTACGTATTTCATAGGAAGCTTCAGTAAATTAGAACATCAGTATTTTCTTTTCATCTTGGAAGAAACACATATGAGTGGGGTATCGAGAGAAACCTTGGTAAAGAAATTATGGATACATTGTCTGACAGGGTACTGCATTTAAACGTCCAATATTATTCCACTGGGTAAGCATCAACATTTTCCCTTAAATATTCTTTCACTGTGTAACCTTCCAATACATGTATGTTTCTTCTATATGTACGATGCAATtgtatatttttcaaattttttgcTTATTTATTGGCCCTTTTATTCCCTCAGATTATGCTGTGTTGTTATTCAGTTTTCTAATATTTGCCATATTAGAGTGCAAAACTGACATTAATAAGTTTCACTTGCAGATGGTTGACAGATTGGATCAAGGAGCAATGCCAGCAGAACTTGGGCCACTTGATTATAAGGGGATCCAGAAGGCAAGAAGCTGCGGCTTATCTTACTATCATGGGATCCAGTATTAGAATTCTAATATTTCCTTTGGCTTTCAGGCTGTTGCTAAGGCCCTTTTCAGAGCACATGTTGAAGGTCAGCTTAAGGTAATATACCAGCCTATGACCATCactcatgatccttaccaattggGTATCTAGCATGAACATCCAAGTTTCGGGCTGCTACTTTTTTGCAGAGTGAGATAATGGCAGAACCTGAACGATTTGTAGAGCCTGATCCTGAACTTCCTCTGGCTCTTTTAGATCAAAAGGAGGTTGACATAtgcactttttatctctaaaaactTTCTTTTTTGATGTACTATTTTTACTAATGAGATTAAGTGGACTTTCTCAGGCTGGTAAGAAATTGTTATTGATTACCAACTCCGACTACCATTATACAAATAAAATGATGCAGCATGCCTTCAATAGGTTTCTTCCTAATGATATGGGTTGGCGAGACCTTTTTGAAATGGTGAGGCAATCACTTCTCGGGACTTTCCACTTTTTGTTGAACCAGGCATTGACTTTGATTAATCGTCTTTTTGTATTCTATCGTATTAATATCTTCACATGTGAGTTTCTAATTAATGAGTGCTGTTATTTTGAAGGTTCTAGTGTCTGCAAGGAAGCCAGAATTTTTTCAAATGTCTCAACCCTTATATGAGGTTGTAACAAGTGATGGATTAATGCGTCCCTGTTTTAAAGCAAAGTCAGGTGATGCAATGTGTAGTCGATAGCTCATTTTCTATTATTTTCAAATGTTCCTTATATTGTTTTAGTTTCAATATGAGAAGCAGCAGCTTCGTTTGTGTGGAACATCTCTATTCTAGGCACAATATTGTATGTCTCTTTCACAAGCCCTAAACCGAGTTTATAAGACACAAGATGTGGGGATCCATGCGTATGacctttttccaacatcatgttcAAACTACTTTAGTATTGTTGTTTACCCCATGATGAAAGTTCTACTGGGAACAAAACAAGGGCATTAAATCAGATTGGAAGCATGTTATTTATCGTATGTCAAACCTGTCCAAGTCACATAGAGAGTATTGAAGTAGCTCTCCTCAAATTCAAGATAAAGGTATTAATTAGAGTTTTATATGACCCGATTCGTGCTATCTGATAGATTCTTTATTTCAGAAATCCACAATGACTGCTTAACCCAGGGAATTATTTCTTATCATACATAGGTGTATTTTTTTCTCAAGAACAATGCTTAGATTACAGGTGCCATTGTAGTAGAGAATATTTCTCTTTTTATCAATCTTTTCTATTTTCTTAGGCTTTTCATGGTGCAACTGCCATGTGTTGTGGTTTTACTCATAAGTGCATGGTATGATATATATTCTGTTGATTATGTTCAATCTTTAACTCCATATTTATTTTGAAATCAGATAGTTTTTTAGTTAACTTTATACTTCTCTTTTGACACAACTTACTGTCATGACCATAgcatctttatattttaattgcCTTGCAGTGTTCAATACCTTTGATTCCATATTTCTACCGCTGGAACTCTCCTAGATCCATTGTGTTATCAGAGCAACAATACCTGTTCTTTATCTATGTCATCAGCTCAAGATGTGACCACAAGTATCAATGTCCCCGAATTTTGACTTGCTCCACAGTAATAGTCATATGGATCTCAGACTTGCTTTGTTTTTTCCCTTCGGTTTCCTGATTTTGCTTAAACTTGAAGCTCCTGATCTGCACCTACACCATTCAGCGAATCCTTTGGAATGCCACATATTCGGAATTATCGGCAGGTTTAGCTTGTTCATGTGGCCGTGCCTAACCTTGAAATTCCTTGAAAGAGTGGAAGAACTTCATCCAGTTTTTCTTGCATTTGCACCTTGATATGGTGTTTTTTGTCTGTTTTACAACTTTGATTTTTTAGCTGATACTTGCTTTTTTTAATCCTCTTTTCCTGGGTCATCTGCTAGAAAAAATCAGACAATTTATCAAGTTATAATGTTTGTCATACATGCCAATTTGATGAATGCAACTTGGGATATGTTTATAAATGGGTCTCTGCTTGAGGTTCTCACTGACtgtcaatactttcatattgcataaatatattgcatAGAACATCCATTTATTAGCTGGAGCATCATTGACTGGGCTGCCTTCTAAAGGGTGGGCCTGCAGTGACATGCTAAAGCTGTTCTTTTGTAATCTAATGACTAGTGTTTCAGTCATGAAAACAAGGATATGCTTACAGAGGTAAGACTATGCATATTGATTCTCTGCAGGTTCTGCATTGCTGGAGCCCTGCTTTTAATCAAACAAATAAATCATTACTCATTACATCACAATTCAATTAAAGCCAATAAATTTTGATCTgtaaaaaaatgaaatgaaactgcAAATAATAACTGCTTTGTTGCCTGGTATATCACAGACCATGAATGAATGCTGCAAGGCTCCTTCAAGACAACCATCCACTGACTGCACAGGAGTGTATTCTTTTCTAATTAATTGAGATAGCTCATTTTTAAATCAACCTAGGAGGCATCTGTGACTGGTAGCAATTTAAAACCTGCAGCATTGTGTTTCTAGTTCTTAGATATTATGGACTTTGACATGTGTCGTTGGTAATATAACTGATAGTTGAACCTTTGGAATTTGGAACAGTTCCTTATTAAATCCTTTGTTACTGCAGGTGGCTTGTACTCTGGTGGAAGTGCTCAGATGGTAGAGAAATCCCTTGATGTACATGGTGATGAGATCTTATATGTTGGCGATCATATCTATACAGATGTAAGCCAATCAAAAGTTCATTTGAGATGGCGGACAGCATTGATCTGTCGAGAATTAGAAGATGAGGTTAGTTAGCTGGTATCTCGCATCTGTTACATGTTCATTAACTCATGGCAATGATCTCTTTCAGGATGGGAAGCTAGCATGTTGTTGAACTTAACTGACAATTTGGCATCTCTGAGATTCTTATGGTAGCTTGTTCCACTCTATATATAATTGGATCGAATCTTAAGGAAATTTGTCATAGAGGTTAAATGTAGAACTTCACATGGATTCCAAACATCAAAGTAGGACCATTTACAACTCCAGCAAACGCTGTCTGTAACTTTTAATATTATCTATGAAATCCTCGTTTGATTTCTTACTAATACATTGTCATATTCCTGGCTGAAGAATGTTACGAGTTTTTATCAGGTTTCTAGTAGTAGTTGGTACTGTTTGCTTGATTGCTTTTTGGCGAGAATTATTTTATCTCACCAGTTCCTATCATATAGTATCGGTaagttcctttcttttctttttttcttctgatgCAATCACATGGATGATAAGTGGAAATGATGCTAAATGTGCAAGCTGTGGATGGAATCCATGACATCACTGAGAGGAGGCGATGTCACTACCACACGTGCAATCTGACAAAGACAAAGTTTAGTTGAGATATTTTCTTGTAGATTAATATCTCATATTATATGTTTTTTACTACTATCTTGTGTTATGACCAAGAAATTGCTAGTGTTGGTTAGAAACTAAGTCTTGCTTTTAACTGGAACTTACTATATCACTTAGATTGTCTAGCAATGTGGCCTTTGTTTTGGTGGAATCTAGAACATCATTGTATAATTATTCTAAAGATTTATTCAAGGAAAAGATCTTATGAAAATATGTTCATTTTTCTAGTTTTCGGGTTTGATGGCTTTGCCATTAATGAagaatatatcttatcaaatataaaatattgataaattcTTTTGGGTTTGAATATATTCTCTCCCAAAGTCATCTTTTATAAGCATTgaaatattttgatgattaaaatgaTTATTTAATTTCCATAAAACAACATGATGATTAACTAATTGCAGAGTCATCATATGATGATTAAAATGAAGATTTTAGTGGTTTTGTTGAGTTGAGAACAGGTGTCAGTTTTCTTCCCATTGATTTGTGCTTTTTTGCAGTATAATGCATTGATCCATAGTCGAAGCCACAAAGAAGAACTAATAGAACTTATAGAGCAGAAAGAAACAGTAGGAGATCTATTTAATCAGCTACGCCTTGCATTGCAACGCCGAACGAAAGGTCGCCCGGCACAGGTGAACTCAGATGACAGATAACATAAATTTTCTGCAATTTTTCTCTTTCATTATTTTTAATCTAATACATCTAtgtgtttttttatttcttatatgtTCATAAGTCAAAATTTACTTGATTATATATCTGTTATCGTTAGTCTACTGCTAACATGAATAAAATGAACCTTTTGTCTGAAACAGATAGCTAGAAGGTTCTACCAATAAAAACATTAATCTTTGTTCTACAGGTATAAAAAATGTCATTGACTTTTCAAcaattaaagaattgataaatgaATACATGACTTTCCAATTTCCTATGTAGTACTGGAATAAATGTGATGGAATCATGATTAACCAGTAAAATCCTTTGAATAGAAAATTCTTACAGAAATAATAAGTTCTTTTGTTTGTACTTACATAAATTTGACAAAGATTAGCTACTTCTAATCCTGGTGGTATTTCATTCTTgcctttttttagttttaaatgacTTTTGCGAAAACAATGTTCTATCATTGGATCTGTGGTGAACAAACCAGTACTTCTGAAAGAATACTCTATTCTTCTTTTTTCATCCACATATAAAGTGACTTCATAAAAAAATAGTGGAACTTGGGTGCATCTAAGTTCTGTGATTCTGAGATTTTGGTTTAATGTTTTGACCATCAAAATTTGACCATTTGTGAGGTTCCTCTTATCTTGTTTCTTTTCTCAGACTCGTGCTGCAAATAATATGGATGACCAAGAACTGACAGAAAGCATGCAGAAACTGCTGATTCTTATGAAAAGACTAGATCAGAAAATTGCACCAATGTTGGAAGCAGATGGAGAACTCTTTAATAAAAGGTAAAAAAAGAAGTTTTGATACCTAATGCGATATGTGAGAAAAAAAAATGTATCTGTCGTGGACCAGGTATAAGCTTGGTCCAGTAAGAGTTTATGATTAGGTGATCTAGCAATGACTAATCACATATAATGGGCCTTGGAATGGGTCACCCAGTCCAGCAATGATCAATCTTTTACCTTGCTGTTGTGATTGTATAGCCTGGTATTGTCTGTGTAGTGTTCTCTTTCTTCTCAATGTGGTTTTTACCTGAGACTCTGACCAAAGGTTGTCGTTCATTATTGCTTGCCTTTGGGTGCATTGTGAAGCAAGTGAAGTCTTTCTTCAGATACAAAGTGATAGATACAAAGATATCAATCAAATGACCTAACCAGATATTTCTGTAGAACTTTGAAGCAGTAATTTAACTtccttttttgaaaaaaaaagtctttcttcctcttcctcctctcttcctctaTCAATATACACATTTTTTCCCCTCCTTGTCACTTCACCTCTATTTTATTACCAAAAACCACTTCATATGTGGAATGCTGCAGTCTAAATCCTTGGCTTTGTTTCCTCTTTCCAACAATTCCTGTACATATTTGATTCACCCAGCCCATGCACCTATGTTGGTCAAACCTCATCTGTCGACCTGTTTTGATTTTGGCCATTCTCAGCCATATGAGTGGATGCGTTGGCTACAATTCAGCTAAAACTGGTCAATCCCATCTGGTTCATGCTATTGTGATTGTTAGATATCAAATTAGAAGAGGATAGAGAAGCTGTAGGACATTGTGGCAGCATGACTATCCTGCAAGGTTTGGGTAGACCAATGAGATGTAATTTTTCTGAAACTTGGCATTtgacttttttcttcttttttattttaatgtcaACTTTTTGGTCATTCTTGATTTGCTGATCTGATTAGGCTGATCCAATCAATCCTAACTCTAGGTCCCAGGTTCTTTATTTGTTCTTGAAAGCTTGTTGCTCTCTGAATTTTTGGTTTTTGTGGATATTGATTTCAAAGCCTCATTCGCTTAAGCTACTGGCTCCTTTCCAGGTGGGGTTATCTCTCACGTGCCGGCTTGTGGGATAAGAGTCACCTTACAAGACAAATTGAAAAGTATGTCATCCTGTACTAGCTTTCTGATTTGCCCATCAACAGACGGGTAGTGAGAATACATGCAACTCTGGTTTGTTTATAATTGATGGATGATTATTTTCAAATGCAGGTATGCAGATATTTATACATCCAGGGTTTCAAATTTTCTCCACTATACACCATTCATGTATTTCCGCTCACAAGAACAGGTGAAAACAGTATTCAAGTTTTGCGATCCTTTTTATGTTAAAAAATTTGAACTTCTTTTATGGATGCACTAGAAATATCATTTTCtatgacattttttttttgttatcccATGGTTACAATTCTTTCTATGCCATTTTAAAAAATTCTGATTCACAGAAGCATCTGATAAATAATATG encodes the following:
- the LOC103995906 gene encoding uncharacterized protein LOC103995906 isoform X2, with translation MVDLIEFCGSCSLRRLQNPVLAPVRFRNPARAPARALGFPRPGAGKARAPRRCTIIAESVEGEVFSVTSSSKSDVDYLGESTKGDLNVNEEHLDAFGFDGQADLDGPIGEIARIEAKEAECSLNALGIVDPFSLRNSPCGIFCSRTLNLRSISAIGYDMDYTLIHYNVMAWEGRAYDYGMANLRSMGFPIDGLEFDPNMVIRGLVMDKERGNLVKADRFGYVKRAMHGTKMLSTRAISEIYGRELVDLRKESRWEFLNTFFSVSEAVMFMQMVDRLDQGAMPAELGPLDYKGIQKAVAKALFRAHVEGQLKSEIMAEPERFVEPDPELPLALLDQKEAGKKLLLITNSDYHYTNKMMQHAFNRFLPNDMGWRDLFEMVLVSARKPEFFQMSQPLYEVVTSDGLMRPCFKAKSGGLYSGGSAQMVEKSLDVHGDEILYVGDHIYTDVSQSKVHLRWRTALICRELEDEYNALIHSRSHKEELIELIEQKETVGDLFNQLRLALQRRTKGRPAQTRAANNMDDQELTESMQKLLILMKRLDQKIAPMLEADGELFNKRWGYLSRAGLWDKSHLTRQIEKYADIYTSRVSNFLHYTPFMYFRSQEQTLAHDSLTFSSTGINGVAMDYAA
- the LOC103995906 gene encoding uncharacterized protein LOC103995906 isoform X1, producing MRSISTLLDPFSLRNSPCGIFCSRTLNLRSISAIGYDMDYTLIHYNVMAWEGRAYDYGMANLRSMGFPIDGLEFDPNMVIRGLVMDKERGNLVKADRFGYVKRAMHGTKMLSTRAISEIYGRELVDLRKESRWEFLNTFFSVSEAVMFMQMVDRLDQGAMPAELGPLDYKGIQKAVAKALFRAHVEGQLKSEIMAEPERFVEPDPELPLALLDQKEAGKKLLLITNSDYHYTNKMMQHAFNRFLPNDMGWRDLFEMVLVSARKPEFFQMSQPLYEVVTSDGLMRPCFKAKSGGLYSGGSAQMVEKSLDVHGDEILYVGDHIYTDVSQSKVHLRWRTALICRELEDEYNALIHSRSHKEELIELIEQKETVGDLFNQLRLALQRRTKGRPAQTRAANNMDDQELTESMQKLLILMKRLDQKIAPMLEADGELFNKRWGYLSRAGLWDKSHLTRQIEKYADIYTSRVSNFLHYTPFMYFRSQEQTLAHDSLTFSSTGINGVAMDYAA